A genomic region of Labrys wisconsinensis contains the following coding sequences:
- the truB gene encoding tRNA pseudouridine(55) synthase TruB, producing MSAPRSTKVDVHGWVILDKPVGMTSTQGVAVVKRVFNAKKAGHAGTLDPLASGLLPIALGEATKTVPYVMDGRKVYRFTVQWGVETTTDDTEGTPVATSELRPSRAAVEALLPRYTGVISQVPPQFSAIKINGERAYDLARDGEAVALEAREIEIHRLVLVEATADTTVFEAECGKGTYVRALARDLGRDLGCHGHVVALRRTVVGAFDEQDAVTPDELRAMKEGGEGLLPIEDALLPVETALESLPSVTVSRHDAGRLARGQSVILRGRDAPIFDGTAAIMAGGTLVALADFERGELVPKRIFHLGGPE from the coding sequence ATGAGCGCCCCTCGTTCCACCAAGGTCGACGTCCACGGCTGGGTCATCCTGGACAAGCCGGTCGGCATGACCTCGACGCAGGGCGTCGCCGTGGTCAAGCGCGTCTTCAACGCCAAGAAGGCCGGCCATGCCGGCACGCTCGACCCGCTCGCCTCCGGCCTGCTGCCGATCGCGCTCGGCGAGGCGACCAAGACCGTGCCCTATGTGATGGACGGCCGGAAGGTCTATCGCTTCACCGTGCAATGGGGAGTGGAGACCACCACCGACGACACGGAGGGCACGCCGGTGGCGACCTCGGAGCTGCGCCCCTCGCGCGCCGCCGTCGAGGCGCTGCTGCCGCGCTATACCGGCGTCATCAGCCAGGTGCCGCCGCAGTTCTCCGCCATCAAGATCAACGGCGAGCGGGCCTACGACCTGGCACGCGACGGCGAGGCGGTGGCGCTGGAGGCGCGCGAGATCGAGATCCATCGCCTCGTGCTGGTCGAGGCGACCGCGGACACCACGGTGTTCGAGGCCGAGTGCGGCAAGGGCACCTATGTCCGGGCGCTGGCCCGCGACCTCGGCCGGGACCTCGGCTGCCACGGCCATGTCGTCGCCCTGCGCCGGACCGTGGTCGGCGCCTTCGACGAGCAGGATGCGGTGACCCCGGACGAGCTCCGGGCGATGAAGGAGGGCGGCGAGGGCCTGCTGCCGATCGAGGACGCGCTCCTGCCGGTGGAGACCGCGCTGGAATCGCTGCCCTCGGTCACGGTGTCACGCCACGATGCCGGCCGCCTCGCCCGCGGCCAGAGCGTCATCCTGCGCGGCCGCGACGCCCCGATCTTCGATGGCACCGCCGCGATCATGGCGGGGGGGACGCTGGTGGCCCTGGCCGACTTCGAGCGCGGCGAGCTCGTGCCCAAGCGCATATTCCATCTCGGCGGCCCGGAATAG
- a CDS encoding Tim44/TimA family putative adaptor protein, with protein MGFDLYTLIFLALAVFIFFRLRSVLGQRTGNERPPMDRFRRETSEETPPPPESGKVIPLPARAPEERPPVESGPAEFRWKGVAEEGSELAAGLDAILAADPGFDPKVFTTGAKAAYEMIVNAFNAGDRKTLKNLLSREVYDSFVQAVGEREGRGEAVQSSFVSLDRADITAASMKGRVAHVTVRFASQMISATKDRGGAVVDGSLDKITEVTDLWTFARDTGVNDPNWRLVATEDA; from the coding sequence ATGGGATTCGATCTTTACACGCTCATCTTCCTCGCACTGGCCGTCTTCATCTTCTTCAGGCTGCGGTCGGTCCTGGGCCAAAGGACCGGCAACGAGCGGCCGCCGATGGACAGGTTCCGCCGCGAGACGAGCGAGGAGACGCCGCCGCCGCCCGAGTCCGGGAAGGTGATTCCGTTGCCGGCACGCGCCCCCGAGGAGCGGCCTCCGGTCGAGTCCGGGCCGGCGGAGTTCCGCTGGAAGGGCGTGGCGGAGGAGGGGTCGGAGCTCGCCGCCGGCCTCGACGCCATCCTGGCCGCGGATCCCGGCTTCGATCCCAAGGTGTTCACGACAGGCGCCAAGGCAGCCTATGAGATGATCGTCAACGCCTTCAACGCCGGCGACCGCAAGACCCTCAAGAACCTGCTCAGCCGCGAGGTCTATGACAGCTTCGTGCAGGCCGTCGGCGAACGCGAGGGCCGCGGCGAGGCGGTGCAGTCGAGCTTCGTCTCGCTCGACAGGGCCGATATCACCGCGGCAAGCATGAAGGGGCGGGTCGCCCATGTCACCGTGCGCTTCGCCTCGCAGATGATCTCGGCGACCAAGGACCGCGGCGGCGCCGTCGTCGACGGCAGCCTCGACAAGATCACCGAGGTGACGGACCTGTGGACCTTCGCGCGCGATACCGGCGTGAACGATCCGAACTGGCGCCTCGTGGCGACGGAAGACGCCTAG
- the pstS gene encoding phosphate ABC transporter substrate-binding protein PstS, whose protein sequence is MKLSIIAAAAALSLAGTLSSFAADITGAGATFPAPAYTAWAAEYKAKTGNGLNYQAIGSGGGQTQIANRTVDFGASDAPLAADKLVAGKLLQFPTVIGAVVPIVNLDGIAANQLKLSGEVLGDIYAGKITKWNDEKIAALNKGEKLPDTDIAVVYRSDGSGTTYVFTTYLSSVNAGWKDAVGAATSVQWPVGAGAKGNDGVAGTVKNTKGAIGYVEFVYAAKNSMTTVELENKAGKFVKPNVEAFKAAAAKADWAGAKDFAASMINVEGDKSWPIVSATFILLPKDPKTPAQAAEVIKFFDWAYKDGGKIAEDLHYITLPKEVVGRIREAWKTEVKDADGKAVYN, encoded by the coding sequence GTGAAGCTTTCGATCATCGCAGCGGCGGCGGCTCTTTCGCTCGCCGGAACCCTGTCGTCCTTCGCGGCCGACATCACCGGCGCGGGTGCCACCTTCCCGGCGCCCGCCTACACGGCCTGGGCTGCCGAATACAAGGCCAAGACCGGCAACGGCCTGAACTACCAGGCCATCGGCTCGGGCGGCGGCCAGACCCAGATCGCCAACCGCACCGTCGACTTCGGCGCTTCCGACGCGCCGCTGGCCGCCGACAAGCTGGTCGCCGGCAAGCTGCTGCAGTTCCCGACCGTGATCGGCGCCGTCGTTCCGATCGTCAACCTCGACGGCATCGCCGCCAACCAGCTCAAGCTCAGCGGCGAAGTGCTCGGCGACATCTATGCCGGCAAGATCACCAAGTGGAACGACGAGAAGATCGCCGCTCTCAACAAGGGCGAGAAGCTGCCCGACACCGACATCGCCGTCGTCTACCGCTCGGACGGCTCGGGCACGACCTATGTGTTCACCACCTATCTCAGCTCGGTCAACGCCGGCTGGAAGGACGCTGTCGGCGCCGCCACCTCGGTGCAGTGGCCGGTGGGCGCGGGCGCCAAGGGCAATGACGGCGTCGCCGGCACGGTCAAGAACACCAAGGGCGCCATCGGCTATGTCGAGTTCGTCTATGCCGCCAAGAACAGCATGACCACGGTCGAGCTGGAGAACAAGGCCGGCAAGTTCGTCAAGCCGAACGTCGAGGCCTTCAAGGCCGCCGCCGCCAAGGCCGACTGGGCCGGCGCCAAGGACTTCGCCGCCTCGATGATCAACGTCGAAGGCGACAAGTCGTGGCCGATCGTCTCCGCCACCTTCATCCTGCTGCCGAAGGATCCGAAGACCCCGGCCCAGGCTGCCGAGGTCATCAAGTTCTTCGACTGGGCTTACAAGGACGGTGGCAAGATCGCCGAGGACCTGCATTACATCACCCTGCCCAAGGAGGTCGTCGGCCGCATCCGTGAGGCCTGGAAGACCGAGGTGAAGGATGCGGACGGCAAGGCCGTCTACAACTGA
- the mltA gene encoding murein transglycosylase A translates to MSGLAAAGPAAGAAPDVAGAAPVVTGAGVEPVAFADLPGWAADDHGQAWRAWMASCRASAGKAAPSRAGRPAPARLAALCRAGLRAGVRDAAAARRFFQRHFAAFRITPEGGAGFFTGYYEPEVVGSLTRSARFATPLYGRPADLVTFDQGKAPAGLEGYAAARRTAAGGLEPYPDRAAIEDGALDGQGLERAFLADPIDRFFMQVQGSGRLRLPDGRVLRLAYDGRNGQPYTAIGRIAADRSGVPRSSMTMDVLRAWLAEDAGRARTVMRENRSFVFFRIATELDPALGPIGGEGVPLTPLRSLAVDRAVWPYGLPVYVDAELPGAGGAVEPFRHLMIAQDTGSAIVGPARGDIFFGPGEAAGARAGLTRHPGSFVVLWPKAAAGRR, encoded by the coding sequence ATGAGCGGGCTCGCCGCCGCCGGCCCGGCGGCCGGCGCGGCGCCCGATGTCGCCGGCGCGGCCCCGGTCGTCACCGGGGCCGGGGTCGAGCCCGTCGCCTTCGCCGACCTGCCGGGCTGGGCCGCCGACGATCACGGCCAGGCCTGGCGCGCCTGGATGGCCTCCTGCCGCGCCAGCGCCGGCAAGGCTGCGCCGTCGCGCGCCGGCCGGCCCGCACCGGCACGCCTCGCCGCCCTGTGCCGTGCCGGGCTGCGGGCCGGCGTGCGCGACGCCGCTGCGGCCAGGCGCTTCTTCCAACGGCACTTCGCCGCCTTCCGCATCACGCCCGAGGGCGGCGCCGGCTTCTTCACCGGCTATTACGAGCCGGAGGTGGTGGGCTCCCTCACCCGCAGCGCCCGCTTCGCCACGCCGCTCTACGGCCGCCCGGCCGACCTCGTCACCTTTGACCAGGGCAAGGCGCCCGCCGGCCTCGAAGGCTATGCCGCCGCCCGCCGCACCGCCGCCGGCGGGCTCGAGCCCTATCCCGATCGTGCGGCGATCGAGGACGGCGCCCTCGACGGGCAGGGCCTGGAGCGGGCCTTCCTGGCCGACCCGATCGATCGCTTCTTCATGCAGGTGCAGGGCTCGGGCCGCCTGCGCCTGCCCGACGGCCGGGTGCTGCGCCTCGCCTATGACGGGCGCAACGGCCAGCCCTACACCGCCATCGGCCGCATTGCCGCCGACCGCAGCGGCGTGCCGCGCTCGTCCATGACCATGGACGTGCTGCGCGCCTGGCTGGCCGAGGATGCCGGCCGGGCTCGCACGGTGATGCGCGAGAACCGCTCCTTCGTCTTCTTCCGCATCGCCACCGAGCTCGATCCCGCCCTCGGGCCGATCGGCGGCGAGGGCGTGCCGCTGACGCCGCTGCGCTCCCTGGCGGTGGACCGCGCGGTGTGGCCCTATGGCCTGCCGGTCTATGTCGATGCCGAGCTTCCCGGCGCCGGCGGCGCCGTCGAGCCCTTCCGCCATCTGATGATCGCCCAGGATACCGGCTCGGCCATCGTCGGTCCGGCCCGCGGCGATATCTTCTTCGGCCCGGGGGAGGCGGCCGGCGCGCGGGCCGGCCTGACGCGCCATCCCGGCTCCTTCGTCGTGCTCTGGCCCAAGGCCGCGGCGGGACGGCGATGA
- a CDS encoding FxsA family protein, translated as MTTQTQAAIPLWPLLAGLLALPFVEFVAFFWVAGRIGLLPALLALVATSFIGVSLLRRQGGEALARLISAFQRGEPPHGAARESFLVALGGVLMILPGFVSDAVGFALMLPSLLRSWSAGTVPAEPGPRRPPADPNGRVIDLDRGEWRPLDEKRPGA; from the coding sequence ATGACCACGCAAACCCAGGCCGCCATTCCGCTCTGGCCGTTGCTCGCCGGATTGCTGGCCCTCCCCTTCGTCGAATTCGTCGCCTTCTTCTGGGTGGCCGGGCGCATCGGCCTTCTGCCGGCCCTGCTGGCGCTGGTCGCCACCTCCTTCATCGGCGTGTCGCTGCTGCGCCGCCAGGGCGGCGAGGCGCTGGCACGCCTGATCAGCGCCTTCCAGCGCGGCGAGCCGCCGCACGGGGCCGCCCGCGAGAGCTTCCTGGTGGCGCTCGGCGGCGTGCTGATGATCCTGCCGGGCTTCGTGTCGGATGCCGTCGGCTTCGCGCTGATGCTGCCGAGCCTGCTGCGCTCCTGGAGCGCCGGCACCGTGCCTGCGGAGCCCGGGCCGCGCCGGCCGCCGGCCGACCCCAACGGCCGGGTCATCGACCTCGACCGGGGCGAGTGGCGCCCGCTGGACGAGAAGCGGCCGGGCGCCTGA
- a CDS encoding ATP-binding protein, with protein MTMQLDALQRLTERPQPGTAAPVGGIRTLPGRLWAARWILVVAATVLALVVAVDGVRLWHGLAAWLLLAVTAILLPPRGGESAQPASGDADDTAIPSLETFLAAMQNPVVILDAAMAVQYFNASARELVPNLRLAEPIAFALRVPEVIDAVRVVTEKGGARRVDYAERVPVERAVEAQISAVPSTAGRTAFVLIVLRDVTQQHRVEQMRADFVANASHELRTPLASLLGFVETLQGPARNDPAAREKFLGIMRAQANRMSRLIDDLLSLSRIELNAHVRPGQSVELYPIVAHVADTLAPLARERGVELVLERAAERLTVLGDRDELIRVFENLVENAIKYGSSGGKVDITLAEAPRGAGRLAEAVVTVRDYGPGIASEHLPRLTERFYRVDVAQSREKGGTGLGLAIVKHILARHRGRLVIESEIGKGAAFTVRLDAVG; from the coding sequence ATGACCATGCAGCTCGATGCGCTGCAACGCTTGACGGAGCGGCCGCAACCGGGCACCGCTGCCCCCGTGGGCGGTATTCGAACTTTGCCGGGCCGGCTCTGGGCCGCGCGCTGGATCCTGGTGGTGGCCGCGACGGTGCTCGCGCTCGTCGTCGCGGTCGACGGCGTCCGTCTCTGGCACGGCCTGGCCGCCTGGCTGCTGCTGGCGGTGACAGCCATCCTCCTGCCGCCGCGCGGCGGCGAGAGCGCCCAGCCGGCCAGCGGCGACGCGGACGATACGGCCATCCCTTCGCTCGAGACCTTCCTGGCGGCCATGCAGAACCCGGTCGTCATTCTCGATGCCGCCATGGCCGTGCAATATTTCAACGCCTCGGCGCGCGAGCTCGTGCCCAACCTGCGCCTCGCCGAGCCGATCGCCTTCGCCCTGCGCGTGCCCGAGGTCATCGATGCCGTGCGGGTGGTGACGGAGAAGGGCGGTGCCCGCCGCGTCGATTATGCCGAGCGCGTGCCGGTGGAGCGGGCGGTCGAGGCGCAGATCTCGGCCGTGCCCAGCACGGCCGGACGCACCGCCTTCGTGCTGATCGTCTTGCGCGACGTGACGCAGCAGCACCGGGTCGAGCAGATGCGCGCCGACTTCGTCGCCAATGCCAGCCACGAGCTGCGCACGCCGCTGGCCTCGCTCCTCGGCTTTGTCGAGACGCTGCAGGGCCCCGCCAGGAACGATCCCGCCGCGCGCGAGAAATTCCTCGGCATCATGCGCGCCCAGGCCAACCGCATGTCGCGCCTGATCGACGACCTCCTGTCGCTGTCGCGCATCGAGCTCAACGCCCATGTCCGCCCCGGCCAGTCGGTCGAGCTCTATCCCATCGTCGCCCATGTCGCGGACACGCTGGCGCCGCTCGCCCGGGAGCGCGGCGTCGAGCTGGTGCTGGAGCGCGCGGCCGAGCGGCTGACGGTGCTCGGCGATCGCGACGAGCTGATCCGCGTCTTCGAGAACCTGGTCGAGAACGCCATCAAATACGGCTCCTCCGGCGGCAAGGTCGACATCACCCTGGCCGAGGCGCCGCGCGGCGCCGGGCGTCTCGCCGAGGCTGTCGTGACGGTGCGCGACTATGGCCCCGGCATCGCCAGCGAGCATCTGCCGCGCCTGACCGAGCGATTCTATCGCGTCGATGTCGCCCAGTCCCGCGAGAAGGGCGGCACCGGCCTCGGGCTCGCCATCGTCAAGCACATCCTCGCCCGCCATCGCGGCCGGCTGGTGATCGAGAGCGAGATCGGCAAGGGCGCGGCCTTCACCGTGCGCCTGGACGCGGTCGGCTGA
- a CDS encoding SH3 domain-containing protein codes for MTPAAYGPGRRGHGLRHLSASLAVACLALAVTPAGAADRCMVTDPTGTPLNVRSAPGGRTILATLPNGVTLDIGAYADDAKGKRWARIDGAKGHGEAAGGWVLREFVSCF; via the coding sequence ATGACACCAGCAGCCTACGGACCCGGCCGCCGCGGCCATGGTCTCCGGCATCTGTCGGCCAGCCTTGCCGTCGCCTGCCTGGCGCTGGCGGTCACGCCGGCCGGCGCCGCCGACCGGTGCATGGTGACCGACCCCACCGGCACGCCGCTCAACGTCCGCTCGGCGCCGGGCGGGCGGACCATCCTCGCCACCTTGCCCAACGGCGTCACGCTCGACATCGGCGCCTATGCCGACGATGCCAAGGGCAAGCGCTGGGCTCGCATCGACGGTGCCAAGGGCCACGGCGAGGCCGCCGGCGGCTGGGTGCTGCGCGAATTCGTCAGTTGCTTCTGA
- a CDS encoding helix-turn-helix domain-containing protein, translating into MTPLGVKLRALRAGRGETLKAMAAGIGVSPAYLSALEHGKRGKPTWLLLQRIIAHFNVIWDEAEELQRLAGLSAPRVVVDTAQLSPAATELANRLSREIGRLADGEIAAILAILDRAGRS; encoded by the coding sequence GTGACCCCGCTCGGCGTCAAGCTGCGCGCCCTGCGCGCCGGCCGGGGCGAGACGCTCAAGGCGATGGCGGCCGGGATCGGCGTCTCGCCCGCCTATCTCTCGGCGCTGGAGCACGGCAAGCGCGGCAAGCCGACCTGGCTGCTGCTGCAGCGGATCATTGCCCATTTCAACGTGATCTGGGACGAGGCGGAGGAGCTGCAGCGCCTGGCCGGCCTCTCCGCGCCGCGGGTGGTGGTCGACACCGCGCAGCTCTCGCCGGCCGCCACCGAGCTCGCCAACCGCCTGTCGCGCGAGATCGGCCGCCTCGCCGACGGCGAGATCGCCGCCATCCTGGCGATCCTCGACCGCGCGGGCCGCTCGTGA
- the mprF gene encoding bifunctional lysylphosphatidylglycerol flippase/synthetase MprF yields the protein MTAKNKADQAPAPMLPVVSSRVARPEGWLRRVLRRVPWGVVGPLFSIGLFAGALVVLANILHEVDPDDVVAAFTAAPASAIALSILCTALSYLALTGYDGLALRQIGAENVPYSTAAIGSFTSYAISYTLGLPLLTAGTVRYRVYGGAGLTAPQIAALTLVCTLTFWLGMGAVLAIGLMLVPDAVAHIDRLPLGVNVAIGVAIIAAIIAYVAYVSTRRRVVTIEGWSLPLPGGRVTLAQIALGVFDVCAGSAALYFLLPPVPIPFLTFTVIYVLAALLGVVSHAPGGIGVFEATMLIALPIPKDQLLGSILLFRVIYYFVPFALALATLGAYEVARRRHVVERLVEQASGVMKPLAPILVGGAVFLTGAALIVTGALPIGAGRRETLMGLAPLALVELAHLAASVIGVALLFLARGLIRRLAGAWKGASLLLGLAVALEILRGADLRLALVTLGVLAVVSISRPAFPRGARLFNRDVSPIWLALAGAVLVIAGWVGLFAFRTVDYQPGLWLRFGYDEDMPRFLRGMAAAVAAALVLGAFAFGRRERATATLAAGGERAAVEAIVAGTPRPEARLALLPDRIILANEARDAAMMVALRGASSIALGDPIGASDRAQEVLWAFRERADRARLWPVIVSASREMRALYLDAGLTLTHIGDDARLDLAGLGAEPFEGAGAVSAWGDEQALSLDLVPARHVGPLMPELEAVSDAWLADGDRREAYFTRGRFSAAWLEANDCAVLRRAGEIAGFAVVLRGGQDLEWSVDILRYRPALGLRALDFMLLRLLRLAAARGVRRFDLGLTPSPDLAADNLGPTWRRVTPKLFGFGDHLRDFDALRAFAARFSPVFEPCYLACTAGFALPHILLDVTALIEDGPMDPHLVVPGRG from the coding sequence GTGACGGCGAAGAACAAGGCGGACCAAGCGCCGGCGCCGATGCTGCCCGTCGTATCCTCCAGAGTGGCACGGCCCGAGGGATGGCTGCGGCGTGTCCTGCGCCGCGTGCCCTGGGGCGTGGTCGGCCCACTCTTCAGCATCGGCCTCTTCGCCGGCGCCCTGGTGGTGCTCGCCAACATCCTGCACGAGGTCGATCCCGACGACGTCGTCGCCGCCTTCACCGCGGCGCCGGCGAGCGCCATCGCCCTCAGCATCCTGTGCACCGCGCTGTCCTACCTCGCCCTGACCGGCTATGACGGGCTGGCGCTCCGCCAGATCGGCGCGGAGAACGTGCCCTATTCCACGGCCGCCATCGGCTCCTTCACCAGCTACGCCATCAGCTACACGCTCGGCCTGCCGCTCCTGACCGCCGGCACGGTGCGCTATCGCGTCTATGGCGGCGCCGGCCTCACCGCCCCGCAGATCGCGGCGCTGACGCTGGTGTGCACGCTCACCTTCTGGCTCGGCATGGGCGCCGTGCTGGCCATCGGCCTGATGCTGGTGCCCGACGCCGTCGCCCATATCGATCGCCTGCCGCTCGGCGTCAACGTGGCGATCGGCGTCGCCATCATCGCGGCGATCATCGCCTATGTCGCCTATGTCTCGACGCGCCGCCGGGTGGTGACGATCGAGGGCTGGTCGCTGCCGCTGCCGGGCGGGCGCGTCACCCTTGCGCAGATCGCCCTCGGCGTCTTCGACGTCTGCGCCGGATCGGCGGCGCTGTACTTCCTGCTGCCACCGGTGCCGATCCCCTTCCTGACCTTCACGGTGATCTACGTGCTGGCGGCGCTGCTCGGCGTCGTCAGCCATGCCCCGGGCGGCATCGGCGTGTTCGAGGCGACCATGCTGATCGCCCTACCGATCCCCAAGGACCAGCTGCTCGGCTCGATCCTGCTGTTCCGGGTGATCTACTATTTCGTGCCCTTCGCCCTGGCGCTGGCGACGCTGGGCGCCTACGAGGTCGCCCGCCGCCGCCATGTGGTGGAGCGCCTGGTCGAGCAGGCCTCTGGGGTGATGAAGCCGCTCGCCCCGATCCTGGTCGGCGGCGCGGTGTTCCTGACCGGGGCGGCCCTGATCGTCACCGGGGCCCTGCCGATCGGCGCCGGTCGCCGCGAGACGCTGATGGGCCTTGCGCCGCTCGCCCTGGTCGAGCTCGCCCATCTCGCCGCCTCGGTCATCGGCGTGGCGCTCCTGTTCCTGGCGCGCGGGCTGATCCGCCGGCTCGCCGGCGCGTGGAAGGGGGCGAGCCTGCTGCTCGGCCTCGCCGTGGCGCTCGAGATCCTGCGTGGCGCCGATCTCCGGCTGGCGCTCGTCACCCTGGGCGTCCTGGCGGTGGTGTCGATCAGCCGCCCGGCCTTCCCGCGCGGCGCCCGCCTGTTCAACCGCGACGTCTCGCCGATCTGGCTGGCCCTCGCCGGCGCGGTGCTGGTGATCGCCGGCTGGGTCGGGCTGTTCGCCTTCCGGACGGTGGACTACCAGCCCGGGCTCTGGCTCCGCTTCGGCTATGACGAGGACATGCCGCGCTTCCTGCGCGGCATGGCGGCGGCCGTCGCTGCGGCCCTGGTGCTCGGTGCCTTCGCCTTCGGTCGGCGCGAGCGCGCCACGGCGACGCTGGCGGCCGGCGGCGAGCGCGCGGCGGTCGAGGCGATCGTCGCCGGCACGCCGCGGCCGGAGGCGCGCCTCGCCCTGCTGCCCGACCGCATCATCCTCGCCAACGAGGCGCGCGACGCGGCGATGATGGTGGCCCTGCGCGGCGCGTCCAGCATCGCCCTCGGCGACCCCATCGGCGCGTCGGACCGGGCGCAGGAGGTGCTCTGGGCCTTCCGCGAGCGCGCCGACCGCGCCCGCCTCTGGCCGGTGATCGTCTCCGCCTCGCGCGAGATGCGCGCCCTCTATCTCGACGCCGGCCTGACCCTCACTCATATCGGCGATGACGCCCGGCTCGACCTCGCCGGCCTCGGCGCCGAGCCGTTCGAAGGCGCCGGGGCCGTGTCCGCCTGGGGCGACGAGCAGGCGCTGAGCCTCGACCTGGTTCCCGCCCGCCATGTCGGCCCGCTCATGCCGGAGCTCGAGGCGGTGTCGGACGCCTGGCTCGCGGACGGCGACCGCCGCGAGGCCTATTTCACCCGTGGACGCTTCTCGGCCGCCTGGCTGGAGGCGAACGACTGCGCCGTGCTGCGCCGCGCCGGGGAGATCGCCGGCTTCGCCGTGGTGCTGCGCGGCGGCCAGGACCTGGAATGGAGCGTCGACATCCTGCGCTACCGGCCCGCGCTCGGCCTGCGCGCCCTCGACTTCATGCTGCTCAGGCTGCTGCGCCTCGCCGCGGCGCGCGGCGTGCGCCGCTTCGACCTCGGCCTGACGCCCTCGCCCGACCTCGCCGCCGACAATCTCGGCCCGACCTGGCGGCGGGTGACCCCCAAGCTGTTCGGCTTCGGCGACCATCTGCGTGATTTCGACGCGCTGCGCGCCTTCGCGGCGCGATTCTCGCCCGTCTTCGAGCCGTGCTACCTCGCCTGCACCGCCGGCTTCGCCCTGCCCCATATCCTGCTCGACGTCACCGCCCTGATCGAGGACGGCCCGATGGATCCGCATCTGGTGGTGCCGGGCCGGGGCTGA
- the rbfA gene encoding 30S ribosome-binding factor RbfA — MPRLTPSSSKAPSQRQLRVAEVIRHAIAEVLSRGEIIDPLLEKMVITVPEVRMSPDLKIATVYLMPLGGRDGPAVIKAMAQHAKFLRGLISRRLTMKFTPDLRFRLDETFDYAGHVDGLLRSPEVRRDLEHPLPDVEEDEK; from the coding sequence TTGCCCCGTTTGACGCCGTCCTCCAGCAAGGCGCCCTCGCAGCGCCAGCTCCGCGTCGCGGAAGTGATCCGCCACGCCATCGCCGAGGTGCTTTCCCGCGGCGAGATCATCGATCCGCTCCTCGAGAAGATGGTGATCACCGTGCCGGAGGTGCGGATGTCGCCGGATCTCAAGATCGCCACGGTCTATCTCATGCCGCTCGGCGGCCGGGACGGGCCGGCCGTCATCAAGGCCATGGCCCAGCACGCCAAGTTCCTGCGCGGCCTGATCTCGCGGCGCCTGACCATGAAGTTCACGCCCGATCTGCGCTTCCGGCTGGACGAGACCTTCGACTATGCCGGCCATGTCGACGGCCTCCTGCGCAGCCCCGAGGTGCGCCGGGACCTGGAGCACCCCCTTCCGGACGTGGAGGAGGACGAGAAATGA
- a CDS encoding Smr/MutS family protein produces MTRRRRGLTEEDALLWAHVVETVLPLKPRRRKAPKRREPQAAPEAAAAAAPESPAPAPARAPAPLRRPPAPKAPPAPPPIPPLAPIDKNERRRLVRGTRGIDGRIDLHGMRQAEAHTALRGFLAHSQMRGDTLVLIITGKGREDGQSGLADERGVLRRVVPQWLRMPDMRPFVVGFEEAHQGHGGGGALYVRIRRVRRGAAP; encoded by the coding sequence ATGACCCGGCGCCGGCGCGGCCTGACCGAGGAGGACGCGCTGCTCTGGGCGCATGTCGTCGAGACGGTGCTGCCGCTGAAGCCGCGCCGCCGCAAGGCGCCGAAGCGCCGCGAGCCGCAAGCCGCGCCGGAGGCGGCCGCCGCCGCTGCGCCCGAGAGCCCGGCGCCGGCGCCGGCGCGGGCTCCCGCCCCGCTGCGCCGGCCGCCGGCGCCCAAGGCGCCTCCTGCGCCGCCGCCGATACCGCCGCTCGCGCCGATCGACAAGAACGAGCGCCGGCGCCTGGTGCGCGGCACCCGCGGCATCGACGGCCGGATCGACCTGCACGGCATGCGCCAGGCCGAGGCGCACACGGCGCTGCGCGGCTTCCTCGCCCATTCCCAGATGCGCGGCGACACCCTGGTCCTGATCATCACCGGCAAGGGCCGGGAGGACGGCCAATCCGGCCTGGCGGACGAGCGGGGCGTGCTGCGTCGGGTCGTGCCGCAATGGCTGCGCATGCCGGACATGCGGCCCTTCGTCGTCGGCTTCGAGGAGGCGCACCAGGGCCATGGCGGCGGCGGCGCGCTCTATGTCCGGATCCGGCGGGTGCGGCGGGGCGCGGCGCCGTGA